In one Parvibaculum sp. genomic region, the following are encoded:
- a CDS encoding dihydrofolate reductase family protein, translated as MQPLRYSINVTLDGCCDHQEGVPDEELHSHAAADIARADTLLFGRVIYEMMEEAWRPVAETGVRPDWMEEWAVPFARTIHAAKKYVVSDTLRHVDWNAELVRGPDLEKTVRRLKAEPGRGILTGGVTLPLALAKLGLIDEYQFIVHPRIAGHGPYPFAGLPKTLDLKLTSRKQFASGATVLIYEPAALPR; from the coding sequence ATGCAGCCCCTTCGCTATTCGATCAACGTAACGCTCGACGGATGCTGCGATCATCAGGAGGGCGTGCCCGACGAGGAACTGCATAGCCATGCGGCGGCGGATATCGCACGGGCCGATACGCTCCTTTTCGGCCGCGTCATCTACGAAATGATGGAGGAGGCGTGGCGGCCGGTCGCCGAAACGGGTGTGCGGCCGGACTGGATGGAGGAATGGGCGGTGCCCTTCGCGCGGACAATCCACGCCGCAAAAAAATATGTCGTCTCCGACACGCTGCGGCACGTCGACTGGAACGCGGAACTCGTGCGCGGGCCCGATCTCGAAAAAACCGTGCGCCGCCTCAAGGCCGAACCGGGCAGGGGGATATTGACCGGCGGCGTGACGCTCCCCCTCGCGCTCGCGAAGCTCGGCCTGATCGACGAATACCAGTTCATCGTCCATCCGCGGATCGCCGGCCACGGACCTTATCCTTTCGCGGGGCTCCCGAAAACGCTCGATCTGAAACTCACAAGCCGCAAGCAATTCGCCTCCGGCGCGACTGTGCTGATCTACGAGCCCGCGGCGCTACCGCGAT
- a CDS encoding MarR family transcriptional regulator: MSKPSNDSTVPTRLIHDTCLCLHTQRAARALARRFDEAFRPLGLTSGQFSLLNAMNRETPRSMGEVAAILAMDRTTLTANIKPLERQGLMKITIDTADRRSRRLVLTAAGKKLLRAAAPVWKRTHAALEREAAIDANALRSGLRAIA, translated from the coding sequence ATGTCAAAACCGTCAAACGATTCCACCGTCCCCACGCGCCTGATCCACGACACCTGCCTCTGCCTGCACACGCAGCGCGCGGCGCGCGCGCTGGCGCGGCGCTTCGACGAGGCGTTTCGGCCGCTCGGCCTGACCAGCGGCCAGTTCTCGCTGCTGAACGCGATGAACCGCGAAACCCCGCGCTCGATGGGCGAGGTCGCGGCGATCCTGGCGATGGACCGCACCACGCTGACCGCAAACATCAAGCCGCTCGAACGTCAGGGCCTGATGAAAATAACGATCGACACGGCCGACCGCCGCAGCCGCCGCCTCGTCCTCACCGCCGCCGGAAAAAAACTTCTCCGCGCCGCCGCACCCGTCTGGAAACGAACCCACGCCGCGCTCGAGCGCGAAGCCGCCATCGACGCCAACGCACTCCGCAGCGGCCTCCGCGCCATCGCCTGA